In Flavobacterium piscisymbiosum, the sequence TCATTTGTCTAATTTATTGGCAGAAGAGAAAAAGACTATTGTGAGTTTAATGCATGTAAACAATGAAACAGGAACTATTTTAGATCTGGACAGAGTTGGTGTTATATGTAAACAATACAATACTTTGTTTCATTCAGATACTGTGCAATCTGTTGGTAAAACCGAGATTGATTTACAAAAAACGCCAGTCGATTTTATCATTGCAAGCGCGCATAAATTTCATGGGCCAAAAGGAATTGGTTTTGCTTTTGTTCGAAAAAATTCAGGTTTGCAGCCGCTTATTTTTGGCGGAGAACAAGAAAAAGGACTTCGCGCAGGAACCGAAGCTGTGCATCAAATTGCGGGTATGGCAAAAGCATTGTCTCTCTCGTATGAGAATTTAGATCAGGAAAGAAAATATATTACAGATTTGAAAATGTACCTGATTGATCAGTTAGAAATTCATTTTCCAGGCTTTAGAATAAATGGTAAAAAAGATGACTTTTATAATATCATTAATATCATATTGCCTTTTTCTGCAGATAAAACTTCAATGCTTTTGTTTAGTTTAGATATGAAAGGAATTGCGGTTTCGAGAGGAAGTGCCTGCCAGTCCGGAAGTATAAAACCTTCGCATGTTTTAAAAGAAATGCTTTCGGAGACAGATTTAAAATTACCAAATCTCCGAATTTCATTTAGTCATTATAATACCAAAGAAGATATCGATTGGTTGATTGAGAGTTTGAAAGCTCTTTAAAGTTTCTGAGATACTAAGGGACTAAGATTCTAAGATGCTAAGTTTTTTGCAGATTTTAGATAATTTATATTCTAAAATCTGCAATCTAAAATATAATCTGCAATCTAAAATTATTTGCGTATCACTTTCACCTGCGAATCATTCGTTAGTTTGATGATTGTTGATGGTTTTCCGGCTAGTTTATCGTGATTTAGTTTTACTACATAATCAACTCCCTTAATGATTTCAGGGCTAATATCCTTGAAAGCGATAGGAGTAGGCTGTCCTGAAATATTTGCCGAAGTTGAAACCAAAGGCTTTTTCATTCGTTCTAATAATTTAAAGCAAAAAGGCTCTTTTACTAAACGAACTCCTAATGATTTATCTGTGGCAATAATATTTGCTGCTACATTTCGTGGGTCATCTAAAATTAATGTAGTTGGTTTTTCAGATAAATCCCAAATCTGCCAGGCAACTTCAGGGATGTTTTTGAATACATTGTACATCATTTTTTCGCCATTCATTAATACAATCATGCTTTGTGTTTCGGCACGTTGTTTCAATTTATATATTTTGGCAACAGCTTCAGGATTAGTTGCATCGCAGCCAATTCCCCAAACGGTATCGGTTGGGTAAAGTATGATTCCGCCTTCTTTTATGACTTCGTAGGCGTTGTGAACTTCAGTGTTAATGTCTTGACTCATAACCTAAAATATTTTTAATGATAACAAAACAGCTTTGTTATAAGGTTTGTTTATTTATAATTTGAACTATTTTTTCTAAATCAGCTACAGCGATTCCTACATACAAAGGCAGGCATAAAATTCGTGATGCTACCGATTCGGAAATTGGCATTTCATTGCCTTTTGTATATTCTATTGTATTTAAAGACGGATAGAAATAACGTCGGGGAAATATATTTTCATCTGCCAGAGCATTCTGAACTTTCAATAAAACATCTTCTGAACTAAAAATTACAGGATAATAACTGTAATTCCATTCTGTGTTTTCTCTTATTTTTAAAGATTTTACGGTTTCAAAATTTAAATTTTCATGGTAAAAATCGACTACTTTTTTTCTTTCGGCAATAATATGATCCATGTAAGGAAACACTGCTAAACCCATTGCCGATTGCAGTTCAGATATTTTAGCATTAATTCCTAAACCATGAAATGCTAAAGGCCCATCATGCCCAAAATTATGGCTGTAATACAACTGATGGAAAATTTCTTTATCATCGCAGAATATTGCACCACCTTCTCCGGTATGAAATAATTTTGTTGCGTGAAAACTGCAAGTGCTCACATCTCCAAAATTAAATACAGACTGGTTATTGTATCTAACTCCAAAAGAATGAGC encodes:
- a CDS encoding cysteine desulfurase family protein; translation: MKKVYLDNASTTAMRPEVIQEMTKVMTEDFGNPSSTHSFGRNGKTILELSRKSIAKHLNCSAQEIIFTSGGTEADNWILRSAVEDLKIERIITTKIEHHAVLHTVLVLESEYNVQVDYVKINPDGSIDLTHLSNLLAEEKKTIVSLMHVNNETGTILDLDRVGVICKQYNTLFHSDTVQSVGKTEIDLQKTPVDFIIASAHKFHGPKGIGFAFVRKNSGLQPLIFGGEQEKGLRAGTEAVHQIAGMAKALSLSYENLDQERKYITDLKMYLIDQLEIHFPGFRINGKKDDFYNIINIILPFSADKTSMLLFSLDMKGIAVSRGSACQSGSIKPSHVLKEMLSETDLKLPNLRISFSHYNTKEDIDWLIESLKAL
- a CDS encoding L-threonylcarbamoyladenylate synthase, whose protein sequence is MSQDINTEVHNAYEVIKEGGIILYPTDTVWGIGCDATNPEAVAKIYKLKQRAETQSMIVLMNGEKMMYNVFKNIPEVAWQIWDLSEKPTTLILDDPRNVAANIIATDKSLGVRLVKEPFCFKLLERMKKPLVSTSANISGQPTPIAFKDISPEIIKGVDYVVKLNHDKLAGKPSTIIKLTNDSQVKVIRK
- a CDS encoding DegT/DnrJ/EryC1/StrS family aminotransferase yields the protein MIPVTKTFLPPQEEYNLFVKRAWDKAWLTNRGELTIELENKLKNYLDVSNVIITNNGTIPIQIALKLFGKGGEIITTPFSYVATSAAIVWENCTPVFVDIDPDYLTIDETKIEAAITPKTTAILATHVFGNPCHVIEIEKIAKKHNLKVIYDAAHSFGVRYNNQSVFNFGDVSTCSFHATKLFHTGEGGAIFCDDKEIFHQLYYSHNFGHDGPLAFHGLGINAKISELQSAMGLAVFPYMDHIIAERKKVVDFYHENLNFETVKSLKIRENTEWNYSYYPVIFSSEDVLLKVQNALADENIFPRRYFYPSLNTIEYTKGNEMPISESVASRILCLPLYVGIAVADLEKIVQIINKQTL